The DNA window TTTGTATGCTTGAATGACATACATGAGTTTACATATGTGATGAggtgatgtgatatgcaaagatggGTGATATGATGTGATTCCTATTGTTGATTGGGAAAGGGGAGTGatctaggacatgcatgattttagtCCATGTTAGTGACTAATCGGGGACACATTATCCAAAGGTGAAATTTTGTGCGAGACGCGTGATACCAAAGGAAAAGCGAAACTTGAAAACTAAAggatcgaggtgggctctctttttaaataaggaccatGTCCTAATGTTTTATCAATGAGAATAAATGTGATTTCATGCCTTGTTTTggtttttacgtgcctatctgatgtggtttTTGCCACTatttataaatcgaattcgggtcctcgtagggcagcaaaccctacttggattagtgtacacctatggtagactgtgtgctagcgtacgggctggccggtctagtgacctggtttgcggccgcattccttgtcatgtattggcagatatggttaacgtctatgggaaaaatgactgatcagtcgatgtttgaaatgaaaaaatgattttgagtgcctcgggcctttctaaagaaAAACCCCGACGGTTACTTACGTACGGCATGATATCATAAACTGTATTTacaatgttttcggcatgagccactgagtattatttcatagtactcagccctgcatatgttttccctatatgtaggttgagcggcgacgggcggttggcggtgttgagcaggaactaataatgaactgtggttgttttggttttgaaattccgagtgtcgttgtgtcttcacacatgacgtcactcttctcttggatgcttccgctgtgatatttTTCTTAGAATACTTTTCATTTAAATTCTGAAACTATTTTATGATGGGATGTTTGAAACTCGTTAcactttttgaataaatgctaaaccctaGTCTTTATTCATTAAACCCTAATACTCTTGGTCGCATTATTTATTAGACTTAGTTTTTAGTCaaattttattgaaaaccctagtcttctatgccgTTCATCTaaacccctttaagtcgcgatcgcccgcttttattaaccctaaggggcggtcgtgacagtttggtatcaaagcctcagttctttccgctctggacccaagagtcttgtttgagtcaaaatctatgcATGTGTAATTTGATAAATTGATAAACATCGatagctcaacaccacaactcgtctccgcccaaccacaaaaaaaaaagaggtaaAAATACTTTTGTGAGTTTTGGATTTGATTAACCGAAgttgaaattttcgatggggaacAAAGTTGATATGATATTTTCGAAATTTTTGCTTGGAATATGAATGGATGAAAATGCATGGATATGGAATTGATATTTGCGCTTATGCCCAAGATGATGAATGTCGTTATGCGATGAACTTGTATTTTACTTGATAAGGAAAAATTGGCAAATATGTGATAACTCTATATACGTTGGATGAATGAAGTTATATGATTGTGATTATTCAATTGCTTTATGAGGCAATATGTGAAAGAACTTGAGCATGCTGCTATACATAATTGTAAATCATGTATGAATGAAAAATTTTGAGATAGTGTCGAACGTGGAGGCAGGAAAAGCCTAACGCAAGGCAAGCGACGCGTGGGGATATATATCGCGACTTAACGAAATGCAAAAACGCACGAACCTTTTTGCTTCGGAAATGAAATTCCATTCATTCTTGATATGATACTACCCGCACACCTCCATCATTGGAGATTTATATATACGCACCCATCATATTCTCAGCATCATTCGAAACCTCATACACCGTTATTTCTTTCGATCCTTGTGCTGATGCTGAGTTTTTATGGCCCAACGGTATTATGCTCTGATGCGTAATCGCTACTCCAGCGAAAGGGACCACCCGGTTGAGCGCTACCGAGATTACGAGTGGGACGGGGAGCTCTTCCTCATGACCTACGTCACCGAGTTTTACAGTAAATGGATGAACGCCTATGCATATGGGGGAGCTACCCATCACGAGGGGAtccaaaagctcatccacactcTACCATCTCCTTGGAGCGAGTGGACCGCTCAGGCGTCTCAGTTTTTCATATGGTATAGCCCGCTCGATTACACCGCGCGAGGGGATTTGGTTGGCCTTATAAAGGTGCTGCTTCCGGCCATGACAGCGGCATTTGATGGACCGCCACGTGATccacctccacatatctatccgCCGGGTACAGCCCGCATGCGGAAGTATCGATGCGACGAGGAGCCACGCGTCTCCCGTGTTCCTAAGAGAAGGAGACTCGGGATGCGTGTCGCAGCCCCTCAAAGAAGCAACAGAGAGGTCAATGGGAGGTTTGGGATGACCCCTCCACCTGCGGGTGTCGAGGAGGAAAGTGAGGAAGAGGATCCCGAGGAAGAGGATCCCGTAGAGGAGGAGGACCCAATTAGAGAGAGCGTTGGAGAGACCGAGGAGAAGGAAGATGAGGATGGAAGGGATTAAACATAATAAttctataatattttattacgaTTTCCCATGTTTTGGATACTTTACCATTTTTGCTTGACCTTGACATCGTTTTGTCATTTGTTTTCGTTATAATGGAACTAAGACCTCTTCGAGGCAACTTTTCATATTTCTATGGGAAATTCTTGTCTTTTGCTATCCTATTGTGTAATGATTTGGTACCATCCCTTATTATCTTTTGTGCGATTATCTTTTGCTAGCCTATGACGCAATGGCCTCTTGCTATACTATATTGTAATTGTCACTTtctatcatattgcacaattaCCTTTGATGTACTATTGCGCAACTATCTTTTGACCACTCCATTGTACAATTGCCTTTTGCCGTCTTATTATGCAATTGTATTATTCTGTTGTGCAACTGCCTTTTTCTATCCCAATTGTGCCCTTATGTTTTGCTATTCTATTGTACAATTGTCTTTTGTTACATTATTAAACAATTACCTTTTTCTACCCTGTTGAGCAATCGCCTTCTTCTACAATCACCTCCTGCTATGCTATTTTGCAATTGCTCTCTTGTTATCATTCTGTGCAATTGTATTTGATACCTTTGCAAAAGCTCTTTATGATGCAATTGCCCCTTGATCTCCACTTTTCAACTATGCCACATGACTATTCTtggattttgaataaatgcgaTAGTAACTCGTGTGGTactgaatcagaatgccgccaagacgcaaCATAAGACGTAACAATCCCGAACCTACCCCTCAGACGATGGAAGAGAGTGTGACACAACCCATccctccaccaccgcctcctccaCCTCCGGTTGACCGTGAAACTGTGAAGCTTTTTCTAGAGCAAAAACCtcccgtctttgatggaatgggagaaccGGCCCAGGCTGAATCATGGATACGCGCATTGGAGCGCATTTTTGCAATCTTAGGGTGCAATGATAGGGAACGGTtgagttgtgtgacctaccaactaaccgagtctgctgacttctggtgggataccaggatgaagacaatgccccgagatCAAGCAGCGGGGATGACTTGGGAAGGCTTCAAGACAGAAATATATAATAAGTACGTGCCCAAGAGCTACCGGAAGGCAAAGGCATCTGAATTCTACAATTTGACCCAAGGGCGCATGACTGTGACCGAATATGACCGTGCGCTCAACAACATGACCCGGTACGCACCTGACCAAGTCGATACTGACGAGAAGCTGGCTGAAAAGTTCCGTGAGGGACTAAGGCATGAGATAAGGATgtcgttggctagtcgtgggagactCTCCTACGCGGAAGCGTTAGCCCTTGCGCTAgatattgaggcagctatgcccaaggagaggatgaaggaaaacactactttggcactacctccaccacaccactctcgagagaagagaaagtgggagGGGAATGGGACCCcatatgacaacaagaggtaccaGCCCATCCAGAACCGACCACAGTATGGTGGAGGGCAAAACTCATCCAACCAGAGAGGCGACTTTCGGCccaagccaccccaatgcaatgtgtgctccaagtaccattttggagagtgtagaatTCAGAACACCAccaagtgctttaactgtgggggaaatggccacttctctagagagtgtccgagcaagaatgTGGGAATGGGGTCGAGGCAGAACACTCAAGGATCCCGCCAGCAGCCAAGGGCACTGCAAATTGAATCAAGGGGAAATCGCGATCAACCTacgcgacaacaacaaccttaCCGCCCAAGACTCCCTtctcaggctagagcatatgccttgagtcAGAAACAACCCAAGACTGAACATGGGAGTCACGAGAAGGGAAACCTGACAGGTATGGGCAAAATCCTCGACACACCCATTGTTGtattgtttgatacgggcgcatcacATTCATTCATATCTGAATTGTGTGTGGACACCTTAAGTTTACCTGCttacaaatctgaacataagatgatggtgtcctcaccagtgggaggggtaatagaggtttctcgaacatgctcgaacgtagaaattgttatgggagGACTTAAGTTAATCGCTCACAACCTACAAGTCATGGCAATGGGGGatattgacataattttgggaatggattggtcagctacgaattttgctactattcgttgcaaggagagacaaatatctctGCAAGCCCCGGGGAAGGAACCCACCATATactatggaatctcgatgaaccggcgaacgtctatcatctccgcTCTTCAAGCTAGTGCGATGGtgagaaaagggcgtcctgcttatcttgtctatctacaaggagaggagaaaggagaaatGAAAGTGGAAGATGTTGCCGTTGTACGAGAGTTTCCAGACGTCTTCCCCGAAGCTTTGtctggaccaccgccagatcgacaattggagttcacaatcgacctagagccagggtcggcacccgtgtccaaggcaccataccgaatggcgcctaaagagttagaggaactcaagatacaacttcaagagcttatggacctgggtttcattagacccagtgtctCACCGTGGGGCACTCCGGTGCTCTTtgtcaagaagaaggatgggtcgatgaggatgtgtatcgactataggGAGTTGAACAAAATGACCCTAAAAAaacaagtacccactgccgagaatagatgacctattcgatcaactccgaggagccggtgtgttctcaaagatggacctaaggtccggataccatcaattgagagtccgaagggaggacataccaAAGACCGCTTTtcgcacaagatatggtcactatgagtttgttgtaatgccgttcggattgacaaatgcacccgcagtattcatggatttgatgaaccgagtattccacccatacttggataaattcgtcttggtcttcatagatgacgtacttgtttactcgaaggatgagAAAGAGCACGAGGAGCATCTGCGAATTaccttggagacgttgaggaccgagaagctatacgccaaattcagcaagtgtgagttttggctgaaagaagtcaactttctaggtcacattgtgtcggcagaaggaatccgagtggatcccgccaaggttgaggcggtacaacaatGGAAGGCACCTTCGACACCAAATGAGATTCGAAGCTTCCTGggtttggcaggatactaccgaagatttatagagggattttccaagatagcgagaccaatgacccacccaacaactcaagaagggggtaaaagtcaattggaccccggagtgtgaggcaagttttcaacttttgaaggataaactgaccaccgcaccaatcttagccgtgccagagcctggaatgagctacgtggtatacacggacgcttcgaaggtgggacttggatgtgtgttgatgcaaaacaacaaggtgattgcttacgcatcccggcaattgaggccacacgagttgaactatccaacccacgatttGGAACTGGCAGCGGTGGTACatgccttaaagatttggagacatcatctctacggagttcggtgtgagatctttacggaccacaagagcctgaaatatttcttcgagcaaaaggatttgaacatgcgacaacgaagatggctcgaattggtaAAGGACTAtgattgtggcatcaactaccaccccggcaaggcaaatgtagtggcagatgccttgagccggaagagtcattcccaactggctgcttttctcaccaaagaagaaagcttgatacgcgaatttagcaagatgcgtttggaagtggtaagGGCACCCGAAACAGTGAAGGGTCGAATTGCCACCTTGATGGTTACACCTGATCTAAGAACAAGAATTGTTGAAGCCCAGCGCATGGACGCGAAATTGGAAGAAATTCGAGTCGAAGTAAGAACTGGCGAATCTGGGAATTTCCGTGAGGAATCCGACAATGCTCTCACATTCGAAGGGAGACTCTGCATACCGAGTGACGAAGGACTCAAAAACGAAATCATGAGTGAaacacatgagactccttacaccgcccacccagggagtacgaagatgtatcaagacttgaagaagaccttttggtggaatggtatgaagagggatatagcggcatttgtggagcgctgcttagcctgccaacaggtgaaggctctacatcaacgaccgtacggaaagttgcaaccactagaaattcccgagtggaaatgggagcatatcgccatggattttgtgacagcattgccaaagacgcaaagagggaatactgccatctgggtagttatagaccgactcaccaagagtgcgcacttcataccgattcccataacctatggatcaaataagctagctcaaatttatataagggaaatagtgcgactgcatggagtcccagtgacgatcacgtctgatCGTGACCCgaagttcacttcaagattttggatcagcctacaacggGAGCTAGGGACTCGTTTGAATTTTAGCACGGCGTTTCACCCGCAGACGGACGGACAATCCGAGAGGGcgatccaaaccctcgaggatatgttgagagccgtagtgttagaccgaggaggaagttgggagtccgcactccccttgatcgaattcgcctacaacaacagcttccaggcaacgataaacatggcgccgtacgaagccttgtacgggagaaagtgtagatccccgctctactgggacgaagttggcgagagaagggTACTCGGGCCCGGCGCAGTCGAAGAAATGGTTGCaatcgttcgacaaattcgtgaaaggataaaagaagctcaagacagacagaagtcatacgcggatgcaCGGCGAACCGACTTgcaatttcaagctggcgacaaagtcttcctcaaagtatccccgtcgaaagggataacacgTTTCGGCGTCAAGGGAAAAttgaaaccgcgatttattggac is part of the Salvia splendens isolate huo1 chromosome 6, SspV2, whole genome shotgun sequence genome and encodes:
- the LOC121808205 gene encoding uncharacterized protein LOC121808205; this encodes MAQRYYALMRNRYSSERDHPVERYRDYEWDGELFLMTYVTEFYSKWMNAYAYGGATHHEGIQKLIHTLPSPWSEWTAQASQFFIWYSPLDYTARGDLVGLIKVLLPAMTAAFDGPPRDPPPHIYPPGTARMRKYRCDEEPRVSRVPKRRRLGMRVAAPQRSNREVNGRFGMTPPPAGVEEESEEEDPEEEDPVEEEDPIRESVGETEEKEDEDGRD